Proteins encoded in a region of the Catalinimonas alkaloidigena genome:
- a CDS encoding carbon-nitrogen hydrolase family protein — MKIALAQLRSQKGDLDINLARHQDVIERAAAQSADLIVFPELSLTNYEPTIAEAVATPPDDPRLDMFQHFADAHHMTIGIGLPTRHEAGIQISLLLFQPHQALRRYAKQYLHADEEPFFVPGPGFPSLTLGNTSIALAICYEISVPAHTEVAVQSGAPFYLASVAKFVGGIDKALTQMADIARQHGLTTLMVNSVGEADGGICAGNSSVWNAKGEVLGQLDGTQEGLLLFDTETGEVS, encoded by the coding sequence ATGAAAATAGCGCTGGCACAACTCCGCTCTCAAAAAGGTGACTTGGACATCAACCTCGCCCGTCACCAGGACGTTATCGAGCGCGCCGCTGCACAGAGCGCGGACCTGATCGTCTTCCCGGAACTCTCCCTCACCAACTACGAACCCACGATTGCCGAAGCGGTCGCCACCCCGCCGGACGATCCCCGTCTCGACATGTTCCAGCACTTCGCCGATGCCCACCACATGACGATTGGCATCGGCCTGCCCACCCGACACGAAGCGGGCATCCAGATTTCGCTGCTCCTCTTCCAGCCGCATCAGGCACTTCGCCGCTATGCCAAGCAGTACCTCCACGCCGACGAAGAACCGTTTTTCGTGCCCGGCCCCGGCTTCCCGAGCCTGACGCTGGGCAACACCTCTATCGCCCTGGCCATCTGCTACGAAATTTCCGTCCCCGCCCATACCGAAGTCGCGGTCCAAAGCGGCGCTCCCTTCTACCTGGCCAGCGTCGCCAAGTTTGTCGGCGGCATCGACAAGGCCCTGACGCAGATGGCGGACATCGCCCGGCAGCACGGCCTCACGACGCTGATGGTCAACAGCGTCGGCGAAGCGGACGGTGGAATCTGTGCCGGAAACTCCTCCGTCTGGAACGCTAAAGGGGAGGTGTTGGGGCAATTGGATGGGACCCAGGAAGGACTGTTGCTGTTCGATACGGAGACGGGGGAGGTGTCATAA
- a CDS encoding methylmalonyl-CoA mutase family protein: MSAVDVPPYRLNNHVRIVTAGSLFDGHDAAINLMRRLLQASGAEVIHLGHNRSVAEIVDCAIQEDAQAIAITSYQGGHVEFFKYLYDLLRERGAGHIKIFGGGGGTILPQEIEELHAYGIDRLYSPDDGRQMGLQGMINDLLERADFPTKTPTQVNGEVAQLTQRDPKAIAQLITVAENYGEAFQDLRASLEAQRSAQKIIPVLGITGTGGAGKSSLVDELVRRFLLDFDGSAGRDQTLAIISVDPSRRRTGGALLGDRIRMNSIHHPRIYMRSLATRQSNLALSRHVQDAIDICKAADYDFIIVETSGIGQSDTEIIDHCDVSLYVMTSDYGAASQLEKIDMIDYADLIAINKFDKRGSLDALRDVRKQVRRNRLQWDTPDEELPVFGTIASQFNDPGTNALYRKVMELVVEKTGAKQLKSQFPEEVAHAEPLYIIPPERTRYLAEIADASRDYNAFVEKQSRLARQLYQVRGTLDLLRANETHTHGDDPHAGSVEGTTQATTVNPAALEALAQRLEEKLDGDCRQWLRDWPDLRERYRAEKYRFQVRNRVIEQDLYTTSLSGTQVPKVALPRYEDWGDLTRWQLTENLPGFFPYTAGVFPLKREGEDPTRMFAGEGGPERTNRRFHYLSQGMPAKRLSTAFDSVTLYGEDPDHRPDIWGKIGNSGVSIANLDDAKRLYSGFNLADPSTSVSMTINGPAPMLLAFFLHAAIDQQCELHIREQGLQDEVEAKINRIYEEKGLARPTYRGQLPPDHDGLGLLLLGVTGDQVLDAATYAEIKARTLQAVRGTVQADILKEDQAQNTCIFSTEFALRMMGDIQQYFIDHRVRNFYSVSISGYHIAEAGANPISQLAFTLANGFTFVEYYLSRGMAIDDFAPNLSFFFSNGMDPEYAVLGRVARRLWAKAMRHLYKGNERSQKLKYHIQTSGRSLHAQEIAFNDIRTTLQALLAIYDNCNSLHTNAYDEAITTPTEESVRRAVAIQLIINKELGLARNENPLQGAFIIEELTDLVEEAVLQEFRRLSERGGVLGAMERMYQRSKIQEESMHYEMQKHTGALPLVGVNTFLDPQGSPTILPQEVIRSTPEEKEAAIAGRDAFQARHRAEAPAALQQLQQTAIDNGNVFEALMEAGKVCTLGQLSTALYKVGGQYRRNM, translated from the coding sequence ATGTCTGCCGTTGACGTCCCCCCCTACCGACTTAACAACCACGTTCGCATTGTGACGGCGGGCAGCCTGTTCGACGGGCACGACGCCGCCATCAACCTGATGCGCCGCCTGTTGCAGGCCTCCGGGGCGGAAGTGATTCACCTGGGCCACAACCGCTCCGTCGCTGAGATTGTTGACTGTGCCATTCAGGAAGATGCGCAGGCCATCGCCATCACCTCGTACCAGGGCGGACACGTGGAGTTTTTCAAGTACCTGTACGACCTGCTACGCGAGCGCGGCGCGGGTCACATCAAGATTTTCGGCGGGGGCGGCGGCACCATTTTGCCCCAGGAAATTGAGGAACTGCACGCCTACGGCATCGACCGCCTCTACTCGCCCGACGACGGACGGCAGATGGGCTTGCAGGGCATGATCAACGACCTGCTGGAACGGGCGGATTTCCCGACCAAGACGCCGACGCAGGTCAACGGCGAGGTAGCGCAACTGACGCAGCGCGATCCCAAAGCCATTGCGCAGCTCATCACGGTGGCAGAAAACTACGGCGAGGCATTTCAGGACCTCCGTGCGTCGCTGGAAGCGCAACGCTCCGCTCAAAAAATCATTCCGGTGCTGGGCATCACGGGCACGGGCGGCGCTGGCAAGTCGTCGCTCGTCGACGAACTGGTGCGCCGCTTTCTGCTGGACTTCGACGGCTCGGCGGGGCGCGACCAGACGCTGGCCATCATCTCGGTCGATCCGTCCCGACGCCGGACGGGCGGGGCGTTGCTGGGCGACCGCATCCGGATGAACAGCATTCATCATCCGCGCATCTACATGCGTTCGCTCGCAACCCGGCAGAGCAACCTGGCGCTGAGCCGTCATGTGCAGGACGCCATTGACATCTGCAAAGCGGCCGACTACGACTTCATCATCGTGGAGACGTCGGGCATCGGGCAGTCGGATACGGAAATCATCGACCACTGCGACGTGTCGCTCTACGTGATGACCTCGGACTATGGGGCGGCCTCGCAACTGGAAAAGATCGACATGATCGACTACGCCGACCTGATCGCCATCAACAAGTTCGACAAACGGGGCTCGCTCGATGCGCTGCGCGACGTGCGGAAGCAAGTCCGGCGCAACCGCCTTCAGTGGGATACGCCCGACGAGGAACTTCCCGTTTTCGGGACCATCGCCTCGCAATTCAATGATCCGGGCACCAACGCCCTCTACCGGAAGGTGATGGAACTCGTGGTGGAGAAAACCGGCGCAAAACAGTTAAAGTCACAGTTTCCCGAAGAGGTGGCGCATGCCGAACCGCTCTACATCATCCCGCCGGAACGGACCCGCTACCTCGCCGAAATTGCCGACGCGAGCCGGGACTACAACGCCTTTGTGGAAAAACAATCCCGGCTGGCGCGGCAGCTTTACCAGGTACGCGGCACGCTGGACCTGCTGCGCGCCAACGAGACGCATACCCACGGCGACGACCCGCACGCCGGAAGCGTGGAAGGCACCACCCAGGCCACAACGGTGAACCCGGCGGCGCTGGAAGCCTTGGCGCAACGGCTGGAAGAAAAACTGGACGGGGACTGTCGGCAGTGGCTGCGCGACTGGCCCGACCTCCGGGAACGCTACCGCGCGGAGAAATACCGGTTTCAGGTGCGGAATCGGGTGATCGAACAGGACCTCTACACCACGTCGCTTTCGGGTACGCAAGTGCCGAAAGTGGCGCTGCCCCGCTATGAAGACTGGGGCGACCTGACGCGCTGGCAACTCACCGAGAACCTGCCGGGCTTTTTTCCCTACACGGCCGGGGTGTTCCCCCTCAAACGCGAAGGCGAGGACCCGACGCGGATGTTCGCGGGCGAAGGCGGTCCCGAACGGACCAACCGACGTTTCCATTACCTTTCGCAGGGAATGCCCGCCAAGCGGCTTTCCACGGCCTTCGATTCGGTGACGCTCTACGGCGAAGACCCCGACCACCGGCCCGACATCTGGGGTAAGATCGGCAACTCGGGCGTCTCCATCGCCAACCTCGACGACGCCAAACGGCTCTACTCGGGTTTTAACCTCGCCGACCCCAGCACCTCGGTCTCCATGACGATCAACGGTCCGGCCCCCATGCTGCTGGCCTTTTTCCTCCACGCCGCCATTGACCAGCAATGCGAATTGCACATCCGGGAACAGGGGCTTCAGGATGAGGTGGAAGCGAAAATCAACCGGATCTACGAAGAAAAAGGCCTCGCCCGCCCTACCTATCGGGGACAACTTCCCCCCGACCACGACGGGCTCGGGTTGCTGCTCCTGGGCGTGACCGGCGACCAGGTGCTGGACGCAGCCACCTACGCTGAAATCAAAGCCCGCACGCTCCAGGCGGTGCGCGGCACGGTGCAGGCCGACATCCTGAAAGAAGACCAGGCACAGAACACCTGCATCTTCTCGACCGAGTTTGCCCTCCGCATGATGGGCGACATCCAGCAGTACTTCATCGACCACCGCGTTCGCAACTTCTACTCCGTCTCCATCTCCGGCTACCACATCGCCGAGGCGGGGGCCAACCCCATTTCGCAGCTCGCTTTCACGCTCGCCAACGGCTTCACCTTCGTGGAGTACTACCTGAGCCGAGGCATGGCCATCGACGACTTCGCGCCCAACCTCTCGTTCTTCTTCTCCAATGGGATGGACCCCGAATACGCCGTGCTGGGCCGCGTCGCACGCCGCCTCTGGGCCAAGGCGATGCGCCACCTCTACAAGGGCAACGAGCGCAGCCAGAAACTGAAGTACCACATTCAGACGTCGGGGCGGTCGCTCCACGCGCAGGAGATCGCCTTCAACGACATCCGTACCACCTTACAAGCACTGCTGGCGATCTACGACAACTGTAACTCGCTCCACACCAACGCCTACGACGAAGCGATCACCACCCCGACGGAAGAATCGGTACGCCGGGCGGTGGCCATTCAGCTAATCATCAACAAGGAACTGGGGCTGGCCAGAAACGAGAATCCCCTCCAGGGGGCGTTCATCATCGAAGAACTGACCGATCTGGTGGAAGAGGCGGTACTACAGGAGTTCCGCCGTTTGTCGGAACGCGGCGGCGTGCTGGGCGCGATGGAGCGGATGTACCAGCGCAGCAAAATTCAGGAGGAGTCGATGCACTACGAGATGCAGAAGCACACGGGCGCCCTGCCGCTGGTGGGCGTCAACACCTTCCTCGATCCGCAGGGCTCGCCCACGATCCTGCCGCAGGAGGTGATCCGCTCAACACCGGAAGAGAAAGAAGCGGCCATCGCCGGACGGGATGCCTTTCAGGCGCGCCACCGAGCCGAAGCGCCCGCCGCCCTACAACAGTTGCAGCAAACCGCTATCGACAACGGCAACGTCTTCGAAGCCCTCATGGAAGCGGGCAAAGTCTGCACCCTCGGGCAACTTTCGACGGCACTCTACAAAGTAGGCGGGCAGTACCGGCGGAACATGTGA
- a CDS encoding DUF433 domain-containing protein, whose protein sequence is MNYQNYIEIRPDKRFGKPCLVGTRISVYDILNWLANGMSKQEIMDDFEEVTEEMINACLAFAADKEHRLKIAS, encoded by the coding sequence ATGAACTACCAGAACTACATCGAAATCAGGCCTGATAAGCGATTTGGGAAGCCGTGCCTGGTGGGCACCCGGATTTCTGTTTATGACATCCTGAATTGGTTAGCGAACGGCATGAGCAAGCAGGAAATCATGGATGATTTTGAGGAAGTGACAGAAGAAATGATCAACGCTTGCCTGGCATTTGCGGCCGACAAGGAGCATCGCCTGAAAATTGCATCTTGA
- a CDS encoding MBL fold metallo-hydrolase, producing the protein MKLKLPSILSVFTLFAATSVGYAQSEQPPQPLRIDTVQTVVQQPNAAQPDRIPTDKGAMSIHPILHSSLVIQWNGQTIYSDPYGGAELFNKVPAPDLVLITDIHGDHLHPETLKELDLSHAELIAPKAVLDQLGDINFKQTHELANGEALTWQGIRVEAIPMYNLPESPDSRHTRGRGNGYVLTLGGKRVYISGDTEDIPEMRQLKNIDVAFVCMNLPYTMDVAHAASAVLAFKPKIVYPFHFRGGEGKLSDVEKFKSLVTKQDPNIDVRLRDWYPVQ; encoded by the coding sequence ATGAAACTGAAGTTACCTTCCATACTTTCTGTCTTCACCCTTTTCGCGGCCACGTCGGTCGGCTACGCGCAGTCGGAGCAACCTCCGCAACCGTTGCGCATCGATACCGTCCAAACGGTTGTGCAACAACCCAATGCCGCCCAGCCGGATCGGATTCCGACCGACAAAGGGGCCATGTCCATTCACCCGATTCTGCACAGCAGTCTGGTGATTCAGTGGAACGGCCAGACCATATATTCCGATCCGTACGGTGGAGCCGAGCTTTTCAACAAGGTGCCGGCTCCCGACCTGGTGCTGATTACCGACATCCACGGCGATCACCTCCATCCCGAAACCCTGAAGGAACTGGATCTGTCGCACGCGGAGCTGATTGCCCCGAAAGCCGTGCTCGACCAGTTGGGCGACATCAACTTCAAGCAAACGCACGAGCTGGCCAACGGCGAGGCCCTCACCTGGCAGGGCATCCGCGTCGAGGCCATTCCGATGTACAACCTGCCCGAATCGCCCGACTCCCGGCATACGCGAGGGCGGGGCAACGGCTACGTGCTCACGCTGGGGGGCAAGCGCGTCTACATTTCGGGCGATACCGAAGACATTCCCGAGATGCGGCAACTGAAAAACATCGACGTGGCGTTTGTCTGCATGAATTTGCCCTACACCATGGACGTGGCGCATGCTGCCAGCGCGGTGCTGGCGTTCAAACCTAAAATCGTGTATCCGTTTCACTTTCGTGGTGGGGAAGGGAAACTGAGCGACGTGGAGAAGTTTAAGTCGCTGGTCACCAAACAGGACCCCAACATCGACGTACGCCTCCGCGACTGGTATCCCGTACAATAG
- a CDS encoding LLM class flavin-dependent oxidoreductase, giving the protein MEIGIDSFAYAMSVDETGAPLSSQQAMAELLDRMVQADQAGLDVFGIGEHHRKEYLDSAPTTILAAAAARTERIRLTSAVTVLSAADPVRVFQSFASLDLISKGRAEMVVGRGSSIEAFPLFGYDLNDYDALFAEKLDLLLTIRDHEVVTWSGKFRPPLQNLPIYPRPVQKPFPIWLGVGGTPGSFVRAGMLGLPLMVAVIGGETHRFRPLVDLYREAGAKAGHAPDQLKVGLHSFGYVARTTQEAIDNYYPGHEANMNRIGKERGWPPMTRARFDGSRSKLGFMMLGNPEEVAEKILRHSAALGGIDRVTFQMDNADLTHRQLMDAIELIGTRVAPLVKGATV; this is encoded by the coding sequence ATGGAAATAGGAATTGATAGCTTCGCGTATGCCATGTCGGTCGACGAAACCGGCGCGCCCCTCAGTAGCCAACAGGCCATGGCCGAATTGCTCGACCGCATGGTGCAGGCCGACCAGGCCGGACTCGACGTGTTCGGCATCGGCGAACACCACCGCAAAGAGTACCTCGACTCGGCCCCGACTACGATTCTGGCGGCCGCCGCGGCCCGCACCGAGCGCATCCGCCTCACCAGCGCCGTGACCGTGCTGAGCGCCGCCGATCCGGTACGCGTCTTTCAGAGTTTCGCCTCCCTCGACCTCATCTCGAAGGGGCGCGCCGAAATGGTGGTGGGGCGCGGCTCCTCTATCGAAGCCTTTCCCTTGTTCGGTTACGACCTGAACGATTACGACGCCCTCTTCGCCGAGAAGCTGGACCTGTTGCTCACGATCCGCGACCACGAGGTGGTGACGTGGTCGGGCAAGTTTCGGCCCCCGTTGCAGAACCTGCCCATCTACCCGCGTCCCGTGCAAAAGCCCTTTCCCATCTGGCTGGGCGTCGGCGGAACGCCCGGCTCGTTTGTGCGGGCCGGAATGCTCGGTCTGCCGCTGATGGTCGCCGTGATCGGCGGCGAAACCCATCGCTTCCGCCCGCTGGTCGACCTCTACCGCGAAGCGGGGGCGAAGGCCGGACACGCGCCCGACCAACTCAAGGTGGGGCTGCACTCGTTCGGGTACGTGGCCCGCACCACGCAGGAGGCCATCGACAACTACTACCCCGGCCACGAGGCCAACATGAACCGCATCGGGAAGGAGCGGGGCTGGCCCCCGATGACGCGCGCCCGCTTCGACGGCTCCCGTTCCAAGCTGGGCTTCATGATGCTGGGCAATCCCGAAGAGGTGGCCGAGAAAATCCTCCGCCACAGCGCAGCGCTGGGGGGCATCGACCGCGTCACGTTCCAGATGGACAACGCCGACCTGACCCACCGGCAACTGATGGACGCCATCGAGCTGATCGGCACCCGGGTCGCCCCGCTGGTGAAGGGAGCAACCGTATAG
- a CDS encoding HPP family protein, protein MATPINSRSLGRTQFSIRDELQLALLPTVVVLVVLVMLEMFSSQRLLFSSLPSSAFLIYLAPDHRTNRMRTLLLAQVAAASVGFLAERLIGPNYWAASLAMLLTIVLMVSVDAMHPPAVSTALSFAFRGRKPVRCCCLAWPSVWWWS, encoded by the coding sequence ATGGCCACTCCCATTAATTCCCGTTCGCTCGGTCGGACACAGTTCAGCATTCGCGATGAGTTACAACTAGCGCTACTGCCGACGGTGGTCGTACTGGTGGTGCTGGTCATGCTCGAAATGTTCAGCAGTCAGCGCCTTCTGTTTTCGTCGCTGCCATCCAGCGCCTTTCTAATCTACCTGGCACCCGACCACCGCACCAACCGCATGCGCACGCTGCTGCTGGCGCAGGTGGCCGCCGCGAGCGTCGGATTTCTGGCCGAACGGCTGATCGGGCCTAACTACTGGGCTGCCAGCCTGGCGATGCTCCTGACCATCGTGCTGATGGTGAGCGTGGACGCCATGCATCCGCCGGCCGTTTCTACCGCGCTGAGCTTTGCGTTCCGGGGCAGGAAACCCGTGCGCTGCTGCTGTTTGGCCTGGCCGTCGGTCTGGTGGTGGTCCTGA
- a CDS encoding DUF5615 family PIN-like protein produces the protein MRLLFDQNISYKIVKQLATDFPEAKQVRHVGLEDASDLAIFQYAKEHDFAIVTFDADFVDLQVIKGSPPSIIWLRTGNLTTKAISALLRKHAPVIQEFMATADAGVLEIIDRGE, from the coding sequence TTGAGACTTCTCTTCGACCAAAATATCTCCTACAAAATCGTTAAGCAGCTTGCTACCGATTTTCCTGAGGCGAAACAGGTGCGTCACGTAGGATTAGAAGACGCCTCAGACCTCGCTATATTTCAGTATGCGAAAGAACATGATTTCGCCATTGTGACTTTCGATGCCGACTTTGTTGACCTGCAAGTCATCAAAGGAAGCCCACCGAGCATCATCTGGTTGAGAACCGGAAATCTGACCACTAAAGCTATCTCGGCACTGTTGCGTAAACATGCCCCTGTTATTCAGGAATTTATGGCTACTGCTGATGCAGGCGTCCTCGAGATTATTGATCGAGGGGAATAG
- a CDS encoding HEPN domain-containing protein, protein MSREELKELSRIRIKEAKVLLDNKFYDGAYYLSGYSVECALKACIAKNTKRYDFPDKKVAIESHTHELLKLVKIAGLEIDLKKKLDLEPQFQLNWAIVKDWSEITRYKRNSVLDARDLYSAITNRSNGIMKWIRERW, encoded by the coding sequence ATGAGTAGAGAAGAGTTGAAAGAGTTATCAAGAATAAGAATTAAAGAGGCTAAGGTACTGCTTGATAATAAATTTTATGATGGTGCTTACTATTTGAGTGGATATAGCGTTGAGTGTGCATTGAAAGCTTGTATAGCGAAAAACACTAAAAGGTATGATTTTCCAGATAAAAAAGTGGCAATTGAAAGTCATACACATGAGTTACTTAAACTTGTTAAAATAGCAGGCCTTGAAATTGACTTGAAGAAAAAACTAGATTTAGAACCACAGTTTCAGCTTAATTGGGCTATTGTAAAGGATTGGTCCGAAATTACGCGTTATAAGCGTAATTCAGTATTAGATGCTAGAGATTTATATTCGGCAATAACTAATCGATCAAATGGTATTATGAAATGGATTAGAGAGAGATGGTAA
- a CDS encoding outer membrane beta-barrel protein, which translates to MNRYFLLASLCFLSVSASAQSLRFYATVQGNYQFVFPRQIREAFSIFEGEETPGIDIDWTPGIYYRSRYQAGKPGCGFGGQVEWSRGQRVSVRTGIQIDQLRYQVKFSSYDSDGSKGEGKSSYKRTLLTIPLLVQYQEERNRFAFFAGPAWCGFMAYSSESEATTTEADGTVTSSNFVGRSRSSALYVKRLQGIVGVRYHIAKRWTIDFSYAHTLVTYDSNKPVKEVTDIFWQTSPNPNFLTLGTSFRIAAL; encoded by the coding sequence ATGAACCGTTATTTTTTACTCGCCTCCCTCTGCTTCCTGTCTGTCTCTGCCTCAGCCCAATCGCTACGGTTTTATGCCACCGTGCAGGGCAACTATCAGTTTGTTTTCCCTCGACAGATACGAGAGGCCTTTTCCATTTTCGAAGGAGAGGAAACACCAGGAATCGATATCGATTGGACGCCGGGTATCTACTATCGTAGTCGTTATCAAGCTGGTAAACCGGGGTGTGGTTTCGGGGGACAGGTGGAGTGGAGTCGGGGTCAACGCGTTTCTGTGCGCACCGGTATCCAGATAGATCAGCTACGGTATCAAGTTAAATTTTCGTCGTACGATAGCGATGGAAGCAAGGGAGAAGGAAAAAGCAGCTACAAACGTACGTTGCTGACGATTCCTTTGCTCGTACAGTACCAGGAAGAAAGAAATCGTTTTGCTTTCTTCGCCGGACCGGCATGGTGTGGATTTATGGCCTACTCCTCTGAGAGCGAAGCCACCACAACCGAAGCCGACGGTACCGTGACTAGTTCCAACTTTGTCGGCAGGTCCAGGTCTTCGGCTTTGTACGTCAAGCGTCTACAGGGCATAGTGGGCGTACGGTATCACATAGCCAAGCGTTGGACGATTGATTTTTCTTATGCACATACGTTAGTCACATACGATTCCAACAAGCCTGTAAAGGAGGTAACAGACATATTTTGGCAAACCTCACCCAATCCTAACTTCCTCACGCTGGGTACTTCTTTTCGGATCGCGGCTTTGTGA
- a CDS encoding DUF1622 domain-containing protein, producing the protein MEETYSIESLIVEAVQWLKLGIETTGALIVALGVVLAIVQFGRAIASKQTHNFTAIRLVLARYLALALEFQLGADILSTAVAPSWEQIGKLGAIAVIRTGLNYFLSLEMRQERATASHEHAIQQKAAPSADPEV; encoded by the coding sequence ATGGAAGAAACCTACTCGATTGAATCGCTCATTGTAGAAGCCGTCCAGTGGCTCAAACTGGGCATTGAAACCACCGGCGCGCTGATCGTTGCCTTGGGCGTGGTGCTGGCCATCGTGCAGTTCGGGCGCGCCATCGCTTCGAAACAGACGCACAACTTTACCGCAATCCGGCTGGTGCTGGCGCGTTACCTTGCCCTGGCGCTGGAGTTCCAGCTGGGAGCCGACATTCTGTCGACAGCGGTTGCCCCGAGCTGGGAACAGATCGGCAAGCTGGGCGCCATTGCGGTGATCCGAACGGGCTTGAACTACTTTTTATCGCTGGAAATGCGGCAGGAACGCGCCACCGCATCGCACGAACACGCCATCCAACAGAAGGCTGCCCCGTCCGCTGACCCTGAGGTTTAA